One window from the genome of Actinoplanes teichomyceticus ATCC 31121 encodes:
- a CDS encoding glycosyltransferase family 2 protein, whose product MQRTETVHQKQAAPFETAVMGVPDSFRIPRAPGSGDDKSRRPIYAPVPLPPTDREKYLYAKRRLAPLTLVSLVSFTGLLVSQVAFVRTAPWLLAILPLMAFTVLYYLISLAVNAFTRGFDLQDHLALIKRWQPERYPSVDVFLPVCGEAPYVLQNTWESVRQMAKFYPGPVDVYVLDDSSEPIMERMALRFGFIYQRRPNRGWFKKAGNMRYAFERSLSDYILVLDADFAPRVDMLHEMIPYMEREPDLGIVQSPQFFRVHRGQGWLERGAGAVQELFYRSVQVSRNNHEAAICVGSCALYRREALAEIGGNTLIDHSEDVHTGFDLRTAGWRLRYIPVALAAGVCPADVNSFFTQQYRWCAGSMSLLGSKKFWKQKLSLRGRLSYISGFCYYLHTGIFTLVVPIVPLLMLTVFPQQVGIENYLLIVPSILYNFVFFPLWHRSRYGFSAWTVKMIYGWSHLFAVVDILRGRRMGWQPTGGTKKKSKTRRLWIAMWAFTFGTGVLWAGGAAFRMVTEDALTFTPLFLTGMFYLAVAGQALLVDPDRDRADVL is encoded by the coding sequence GTGCAGCGGACGGAGACCGTCCATCAGAAGCAGGCGGCACCATTCGAGACGGCTGTCATGGGCGTGCCGGACTCCTTCCGGATCCCGCGTGCGCCCGGCTCCGGCGACGACAAGTCCCGGCGCCCGATCTACGCGCCGGTGCCGCTGCCGCCCACCGACCGGGAGAAGTACCTCTACGCCAAGCGGCGGCTCGCGCCGCTGACCCTGGTCTCCCTGGTCAGCTTCACCGGCCTGCTGGTCAGCCAGGTCGCCTTCGTGCGCACCGCGCCCTGGCTGCTGGCGATCCTGCCGCTGATGGCGTTCACCGTGCTGTACTACCTGATCTCCCTGGCGGTCAACGCGTTCACCCGCGGGTTCGACCTCCAGGACCATCTGGCGCTGATCAAGCGGTGGCAGCCGGAGCGCTACCCGTCGGTCGACGTGTTCCTCCCGGTCTGCGGCGAGGCGCCGTACGTACTGCAGAACACCTGGGAGTCGGTTCGCCAGATGGCGAAGTTCTACCCCGGCCCGGTGGACGTGTACGTGCTGGACGACTCCTCCGAGCCGATCATGGAGCGGATGGCGTTGCGGTTCGGCTTCATCTACCAGCGCCGCCCGAACCGGGGCTGGTTCAAGAAGGCCGGCAACATGCGGTACGCGTTCGAGCGCTCGCTCAGCGACTACATCCTGGTGCTGGACGCCGACTTCGCCCCGCGCGTCGACATGCTGCACGAGATGATCCCGTACATGGAGCGCGAGCCGGATCTCGGCATCGTGCAGTCCCCGCAGTTCTTCCGGGTGCACAGGGGCCAGGGCTGGCTGGAGCGCGGCGCCGGAGCGGTGCAGGAGCTCTTCTACCGCTCGGTGCAGGTCTCCCGGAACAACCACGAGGCCGCGATCTGCGTGGGCAGCTGCGCGCTCTACCGGCGTGAGGCGCTGGCCGAGATCGGCGGCAACACCCTGATCGACCACTCCGAGGACGTGCACACCGGCTTCGACCTGCGGACCGCCGGTTGGCGACTGCGGTACATCCCGGTCGCGCTTGCCGCGGGTGTCTGCCCGGCCGACGTGAACTCGTTCTTCACCCAGCAGTACCGCTGGTGCGCCGGCTCGATGAGCCTGCTGGGCTCCAAGAAGTTCTGGAAGCAGAAGTTGAGCCTGCGCGGCCGGCTGAGCTACATCTCCGGCTTCTGCTACTACCTGCACACCGGCATCTTCACGCTCGTCGTGCCGATCGTCCCGCTGCTGATGCTGACGGTCTTCCCGCAGCAGGTCGGCATCGAGAACTACCTGCTCATCGTGCCGAGCATCCTGTACAACTTCGTCTTCTTCCCACTCTGGCACCGGTCCCGGTACGGGTTCAGCGCCTGGACGGTGAAGATGATCTACGGCTGGTCCCACCTGTTCGCCGTCGTCGACATCCTCCGCGGCCGCCGGATGGGCTGGCAGCCGACCGGCGGCACGAAGAAGAAGAGCAAGACCCGCCGGCTGTGGATCGCGATGTGGGCGTTCACCTTCGGCACCGGTGTGCTCTGGGCCGGCGGCGCGGCCTTCCGGATGGTGACCGAGGACGCGCTGACCTTCACCCCGCTGTTCCTGACCGGCATGTTCTACCTGGCCGTGGCGGGCCAGGCGTTGCTCGTCGACCCGGACCGCGACCGAGCCGATGTGCTCTGA
- a CDS encoding discoidin domain-containing protein — protein MRRSRWRSGTIVGVTATVVAGYAAITMTGAAAAETLLSQGKPATASSTEAAGAYSAAEAVDGNLATRWSSAFSDPQWLQVDLGSSNAISRVELNWESAAAKAFQIQVSDNASSWTSIYSTTTSTGGNQSLTVNGTGRYVRMYGTQRTTGYGYSLFEFKVYGGSTTPTTPPTGPTLPGGGSLGPQVTVFDPSMSSATIQAQADAIFKQQETNQFGTQRNLLAFKPGTYNGLNIQVGFNTSVIGLGQNPQDVRINGDITVDAGWFQGNATQNFWRSVENISLYPVSGANRWAVSQAAPFRRMDVHGDLNLAPNGYGWASGGYIADSRISGSEGQYSQQQWFTRNSQIGSNTNAVWNQTFVGVQGAPASSFPNPPYTTIGQTPVIREKPYLYLNGGNYAVFVPNLQTNSAGVSWANGNTPGTSIPLSQFYVAKPGDSAATINQALAQGLNLIFQPGVYHVNQTINVTRANTVVMGLGYATIIPDNGVTPMQVADVDGVKIAGLLFDAGTTNSANLLVIGPNGSSANHAANPITVQDVFFRIGGSIAGKATNSLLVNSNNTIIDHIWAWRADHGNAGTYGWTVNTADTGLIVNGQNVTAYGLFVEHYQKYEVIWNGNGGRTYFLQNEQPYDPPSQAAWRSGAKGYAAYKVADAVTDHEAWALGSYCYFNVDPTIHSDRGFEVPVNSGVKLHNLLTVSLGGNGVIDHVVNNTGGPAQGTATVPSYLVSFN, from the coding sequence ATGAGACGCTCCCGCTGGCGGAGCGGCACGATCGTCGGCGTCACGGCCACGGTCGTCGCCGGATATGCCGCGATAACGATGACCGGCGCGGCCGCCGCCGAGACCCTGCTGTCCCAGGGCAAACCCGCGACGGCCTCCTCCACCGAGGCGGCGGGCGCCTACAGCGCGGCCGAGGCCGTCGACGGCAACCTCGCCACCCGCTGGTCGTCCGCCTTCTCCGACCCGCAGTGGTTGCAGGTCGACCTGGGCAGCTCGAACGCCATCAGCCGGGTCGAGCTGAACTGGGAGAGCGCGGCGGCGAAGGCGTTCCAGATCCAGGTCTCGGACAATGCCTCGTCGTGGACCTCGATCTACTCGACCACGACGTCCACCGGCGGCAACCAGAGCCTGACCGTCAACGGCACCGGCCGGTACGTCCGCATGTACGGCACCCAGCGGACCACCGGCTACGGCTACTCGCTGTTCGAGTTCAAGGTCTACGGTGGCTCCACCACGCCGACCACTCCGCCGACCGGGCCGACCCTGCCCGGTGGGGGCAGCCTCGGCCCGCAGGTGACCGTCTTCGACCCGAGCATGTCGAGCGCGACCATCCAGGCCCAGGCCGACGCGATCTTCAAGCAGCAGGAGACGAACCAGTTCGGCACCCAGCGCAACCTGCTGGCGTTCAAGCCCGGCACCTACAACGGGCTGAACATCCAGGTCGGCTTCAACACCTCAGTGATCGGTCTCGGGCAGAACCCGCAGGACGTCCGGATCAACGGCGACATCACCGTGGACGCCGGCTGGTTCCAGGGCAACGCCACCCAGAACTTCTGGCGCTCGGTGGAGAACATCTCGCTCTACCCGGTCAGTGGCGCCAACCGCTGGGCCGTGTCGCAGGCCGCGCCGTTCCGCCGGATGGACGTGCACGGCGACCTCAACCTGGCGCCGAACGGCTACGGCTGGGCGTCCGGCGGCTACATCGCCGACTCGCGGATCAGCGGCTCCGAGGGGCAGTACTCGCAGCAGCAGTGGTTCACCCGCAACAGCCAGATCGGCTCCAACACCAACGCGGTCTGGAACCAGACCTTCGTGGGTGTGCAGGGTGCTCCGGCGAGCAGCTTCCCCAACCCGCCGTACACCACGATCGGGCAGACCCCGGTGATCCGGGAGAAGCCGTACCTGTACCTCAACGGCGGCAACTACGCGGTCTTCGTCCCGAACCTGCAGACCAACTCGGCCGGGGTGAGCTGGGCGAACGGCAACACGCCGGGCACCAGCATCCCGCTCTCGCAGTTCTACGTGGCCAAGCCGGGTGACTCCGCGGCGACGATCAACCAGGCGCTGGCCCAGGGCCTCAACCTGATCTTCCAGCCGGGCGTGTACCACGTGAACCAGACGATCAACGTGACCCGGGCGAACACCGTGGTGATGGGCCTCGGCTACGCGACCATCATCCCGGACAACGGCGTCACCCCGATGCAGGTGGCCGACGTGGACGGTGTGAAGATCGCCGGCCTGCTCTTCGACGCGGGCACCACCAATTCGGCGAATCTCCTGGTGATCGGCCCGAACGGGTCGTCGGCGAACCACGCCGCGAACCCGATCACGGTGCAGGACGTGTTCTTCCGGATCGGCGGCTCGATCGCCGGCAAGGCCACCAACAGCCTGCTGGTGAACAGCAACAACACGATCATCGACCACATCTGGGCGTGGCGGGCCGACCACGGCAACGCCGGCACCTACGGCTGGACCGTCAACACGGCCGACACCGGCCTGATCGTCAACGGGCAGAACGTGACGGCGTACGGGCTGTTCGTCGAGCACTACCAGAAGTACGAGGTGATCTGGAACGGCAACGGCGGCCGGACCTACTTCCTGCAGAACGAGCAGCCGTACGACCCGCCGTCGCAGGCGGCCTGGCGCAGCGGGGCCAAGGGGTACGCGGCGTACAAGGTGGCCGATGCGGTGACCGACCACGAGGCGTGGGCACTGGGCAGCTACTGCTACTTCAACGTGGACCCGACCATCCACTCGGACCGCGGCTTCGAGGTGCCGGTGAACTCCGGCGTCAAGCTGCACAACCTGCTGACCGTGTCGCTGGGCGGCAACGGCGTGATCGACCACGTCGTCAACAACACCGGCGGGCCGGCGCAGGGGACGGCGACCGTACCGTCGTACCTGGTCAGCTTCAACTGA
- a CDS encoding TetR/AcrR family transcriptional regulator translates to MSSTSDLTARARIRDAAIALFAERGIAGATIRDIAQAAGVSSGLLRHHFGSKEGLRDACDEWVLNRVAEVQLRFAETQLLGALPPDMMSLQSYLVRSLMDGSPTGRAMFAQSIERGQVWLEKAGIDSTDPHAFVAVVAAMKMGMFLMRDQLTDVLGEDVSVMPGWLRMVRASVEIFSQPLLTPEQADQARKALDRLALHEGELP, encoded by the coding sequence GTGAGTAGTACCAGCGACCTGACCGCGCGGGCCCGCATCCGGGACGCCGCCATCGCCCTCTTCGCCGAGCGCGGCATCGCCGGCGCGACGATCCGGGACATCGCGCAGGCCGCCGGCGTCTCCTCCGGCCTGCTGCGGCACCACTTCGGATCCAAGGAGGGGCTGCGCGACGCCTGCGACGAGTGGGTGCTCAACCGGGTCGCCGAGGTGCAGCTGCGGTTCGCCGAGACCCAGCTGCTCGGCGCGCTCCCGCCGGACATGATGAGCCTGCAGAGCTACCTGGTGCGCTCGCTGATGGACGGCTCGCCGACCGGGCGGGCGATGTTCGCGCAGTCCATCGAGCGAGGTCAGGTCTGGCTGGAGAAGGCCGGGATCGACAGCACCGACCCGCACGCCTTCGTCGCGGTCGTCGCCGCCATGAAGATGGGCATGTTCCTGATGCGTGACCAGCTCACCGACGTCCTCGGCGAGGACGTCAGCGTGATGCCGGGCTGGCTGCGCATGGTCCGCGCCTCGGTGGAGATCTTCAGCCAGCCGCTGCTCACCCCGGAACAGGCCGACCAGGCCAGGAAGGCGCTGGATCGGCTCGCACTCCACGAAGGGGAGCTGCCATGA
- a CDS encoding glycosyltransferase family 39 protein → MTATTNGTATALPSAPAPDATTPATRGRPPTAAPRPWAALLALVPAAAALAICLRGLGEREMWNNEYATWHAITLSLGDFEELLRRTDLVHVVYYMVMRVWIDLVGDTPFQLRIPSAVAMAACAGLVTLIARRLVGVPIGLAAGLLFAVIPAVSRYGQETRSYAAVTVAGAFATLMLLRALERPAVPRLVAYGVSVALMGLVHFVSLTVLAAHFVLWLCATRGEDDVERRWRLAFGCGFGLLGVIWLPAIASHQSASISWIKADKAAILAFPADMFLSAPFALVLGVLSVLGAAYLWFAPSVRNRPVAGMLLAWAVVPPVFVLVTFPVLHMFLPRYVLVVLPAWAILAATGAYLSGRLIWPHLGPATAVLTVAGVVWVGLPAHALVRQSPVDGQPDYRAAITMIDQRQRPGDGVVFNDPFGRLSDLAREAWDYEMRDKRKPRDVFLDKTAAERASFSASECAVAKSCLKNEPRLWVIYTGWSDDPFDGMPADRAQLLELRYQTKQTVRFTDVDLVLLERRKVR, encoded by the coding sequence ATGACGGCCACCACCAACGGCACCGCGACTGCCCTCCCTTCCGCCCCGGCGCCGGACGCCACCACGCCGGCCACCCGCGGCCGGCCGCCCACGGCCGCACCGCGGCCCTGGGCCGCGCTGCTGGCCCTCGTCCCGGCCGCCGCCGCGCTGGCGATCTGCCTGCGCGGCCTGGGCGAGCGCGAGATGTGGAACAACGAGTACGCCACCTGGCACGCCATCACCCTCTCCCTCGGCGACTTCGAGGAGCTGCTGCGGCGTACCGACCTGGTGCACGTCGTCTACTACATGGTCATGCGGGTCTGGATCGACCTGGTCGGCGACACCCCGTTCCAGCTGCGCATCCCGTCCGCGGTGGCGATGGCCGCCTGCGCCGGCCTGGTCACCCTGATCGCCCGGCGCCTGGTCGGCGTTCCGATCGGCCTGGCCGCCGGACTGCTCTTCGCCGTCATCCCGGCGGTCTCCCGTTACGGCCAGGAGACCCGCTCGTACGCCGCGGTGACCGTGGCCGGCGCCTTCGCGACGCTGATGCTGCTCCGCGCGCTGGAACGCCCCGCCGTGCCCCGGCTGGTCGCCTACGGCGTCTCGGTCGCGCTCATGGGCCTGGTGCACTTCGTCTCGCTCACCGTCCTGGCCGCGCACTTCGTCCTCTGGCTGTGCGCCACCCGTGGCGAGGACGACGTGGAGAGGCGCTGGCGGCTCGCCTTCGGCTGCGGCTTCGGGCTGCTCGGAGTGATCTGGCTGCCCGCCATCGCCTCCCACCAGTCCGCGTCCATCTCCTGGATCAAGGCGGACAAGGCGGCCATCCTCGCATTCCCGGCCGACATGTTCCTCTCCGCGCCGTTCGCCCTGGTCCTCGGTGTGCTCTCCGTGCTCGGCGCCGCCTACCTGTGGTTCGCGCCGAGCGTGCGCAACCGCCCGGTGGCCGGCATGCTGCTGGCCTGGGCGGTGGTGCCGCCGGTCTTCGTGCTCGTCACCTTCCCGGTCCTGCACATGTTCCTGCCCCGGTACGTGCTCGTGGTCCTGCCCGCCTGGGCCATCCTCGCCGCCACCGGCGCCTACCTGAGCGGCCGGCTGATCTGGCCGCACCTGGGCCCGGCCACCGCGGTCCTGACGGTCGCCGGGGTGGTGTGGGTCGGTCTGCCCGCGCACGCTCTGGTCCGGCAGAGCCCGGTCGACGGCCAGCCCGACTACCGCGCCGCCATCACCATGATCGACCAGCGGCAGCGGCCCGGCGACGGGGTGGTCTTCAACGACCCCTTCGGCCGGCTCTCCGACCTGGCCCGCGAGGCCTGGGACTACGAGATGCGGGACAAGCGGAAGCCCCGGGACGTCTTCCTCGACAAGACCGCGGCCGAGCGGGCGTCGTTCTCCGCCTCCGAATGCGCCGTGGCCAAATCCTGCCTCAAGAACGAACCCCGGCTCTGGGTGATCTACACCGGCTGGAGCGACGACCCGTTCGACGGTATGCCGGCCGATCGCGCCCAACTGCTCGAACTCAGGTACCAGACGAAGCAGACCGTCAGGTTCACCGACGTCGACCTGGTCCTGCTGGAACGCCGCAAGGTCCGCTAG
- a CDS encoding ABC transporter ATP-binding protein codes for MTEAIDATGLLKRFGKVTALDGLDLRVRTGEVHGFLGPNGAGKTTTIRILLGLTRSDGGRVRLLGGDPWADATPLHQRLAYVPGDVTFWPNLTGGEVIDLLGRLRGGLDRRRRDDLIDRFQLDPRKKGRTYSKGNRQKVALIAALASDVELLLLDEPTSGLDPLMEAAFRDVILQEKRRGDRTVLLSSHILAEVEALCDRLTIIRDGRAVETGTLDDLRHLTRTTIRAELTGPVDGLAGISGVHDLATADGRVAFDVDADALEPALRSLLAAGVRSLVSQPPSLEELFLRHYARSGR; via the coding sequence ATGACCGAGGCCATCGACGCCACGGGTCTGCTCAAGCGGTTCGGCAAGGTCACCGCCCTGGACGGGCTCGACCTGCGGGTACGGACCGGCGAGGTGCACGGGTTCCTCGGCCCGAACGGGGCCGGCAAGACCACCACGATCCGCATCCTGCTCGGTCTGACCCGCAGCGACGGCGGGCGGGTGCGGCTGCTCGGAGGCGACCCGTGGGCCGACGCGACACCACTGCACCAACGCCTGGCGTACGTGCCGGGCGACGTCACCTTCTGGCCGAACCTCACCGGGGGTGAGGTGATCGACCTGCTCGGGCGGTTGCGCGGCGGCCTGGACCGGCGACGGCGGGATGACCTGATCGACCGGTTCCAGCTCGACCCGCGCAAGAAGGGGCGGACGTACTCCAAGGGCAACCGGCAGAAGGTGGCGCTGATCGCCGCGCTCGCCTCCGACGTCGAGCTGCTCCTGCTGGACGAGCCCACCTCCGGGCTGGACCCGCTGATGGAGGCGGCGTTCCGGGACGTGATCCTGCAGGAGAAGCGCCGCGGCGACCGTACCGTGCTGCTGTCCAGCCACATCCTGGCCGAAGTCGAGGCGCTCTGCGACCGGTTGACGATCATCCGCGACGGCCGGGCGGTGGAGACCGGCACGCTCGACGACCTGCGCCACCTGACCCGGACCACGATCCGCGCCGAGCTGACCGGCCCGGTCGACGGGCTGGCCGGCATCTCCGGAGTACACGACCTGGCCACCGCGGACGGCCGAGTGGCCTTCGACGTGGACGCCGACGCGCTGGAGCCGGCGCTGAGGTCGCTGCTGGCCGCCGGGGTGCGCAGCCTGGTGAGCCAGCCGCCCTCGCTGGAGGAGCTGTTCCTGCGGCACTACGCCCGGAGCGGGCGATGA
- a CDS encoding glycine hydroxymethyltransferase, which translates to MTELNAESTAFRSALEVVRSVDPRIADAIAKELTDQRESLKLIASENYASPAVLLAMGNWLSDKYAEGTIGRRFYAGCQNVDTVESVAVEHAKALFDAPYAYVQPHSGIDANLVAFWAILADRVEVPYLKKFEKRQINDLTDAEWAELRQAFGNQRLLGMSLDAGGHLTHGFRPNISGKMFDQRSYGVDPATGQIDYKALLESAREFKPAVIVGGYSAYPRKVNFAKMREIADEVGATFMVDMAHFAGLVAGGVFTGDFNPIPHAHIVTTTTHKSLRGPRGGAVFCQPELSAQVDRGCPMVLGGPLPHVMAAKAIAFAEARRPEFATYAQQIVTNSQALAEGLLKRGVQLVSGGTENHLVLIDVHPFGLTGRQAEQALLDSGIVTNRNAIPSDPNGAWYTSGIRIGTPALTSRGLGVAEMDQIAELIHTVLAGTTPAADSKAKFTLDAALADRVSKQASELLAPFPLYPSVDLG; encoded by the coding sequence ATGACTGAGCTGAATGCCGAGTCCACCGCTTTCCGTTCCGCCCTCGAGGTGGTCCGTTCCGTCGATCCGCGCATCGCCGACGCGATCGCGAAGGAGCTGACCGACCAGCGCGAGTCGCTGAAGCTGATCGCGAGTGAGAACTACGCTTCTCCGGCTGTCCTGCTCGCCATGGGTAACTGGCTGTCCGACAAGTATGCCGAGGGCACCATCGGCCGTCGTTTCTACGCCGGCTGCCAGAACGTCGACACCGTCGAGTCGGTCGCCGTCGAGCACGCCAAGGCGCTGTTCGACGCGCCGTATGCGTACGTTCAGCCGCACTCCGGGATCGACGCGAACCTGGTGGCCTTCTGGGCGATCCTGGCCGACCGCGTCGAGGTGCCGTACCTGAAGAAGTTCGAGAAGCGGCAGATCAACGACCTGACCGACGCCGAGTGGGCCGAGCTGCGTCAGGCGTTCGGCAACCAGCGGCTGCTCGGCATGTCGCTGGACGCCGGCGGCCACCTCACCCACGGTTTCCGGCCGAACATCTCCGGCAAGATGTTCGACCAGCGCAGCTACGGCGTCGACCCGGCCACCGGCCAGATCGACTACAAGGCGCTGCTGGAGTCGGCCCGGGAGTTCAAGCCGGCGGTCATCGTCGGTGGGTACTCGGCGTACCCGCGGAAGGTGAACTTCGCGAAGATGCGCGAGATCGCCGACGAGGTGGGCGCCACCTTCATGGTGGACATGGCGCACTTCGCCGGGCTGGTCGCCGGTGGCGTCTTCACCGGTGACTTCAACCCGATCCCGCACGCGCACATCGTCACCACCACCACGCACAAGAGCCTGCGTGGCCCGCGCGGTGGCGCCGTGTTCTGCCAGCCGGAGCTGTCCGCACAGGTGGACCGCGGCTGCCCGATGGTGCTCGGTGGCCCGCTGCCGCACGTGATGGCGGCCAAGGCGATCGCGTTCGCCGAGGCCCGCCGGCCCGAGTTCGCGACGTACGCGCAGCAGATCGTGACCAACAGCCAGGCGCTGGCCGAGGGCCTGCTCAAGCGCGGTGTGCAGCTGGTCTCCGGAGGCACCGAGAACCACCTGGTGCTGATCGACGTGCACCCGTTCGGGCTGACCGGCCGCCAGGCCGAGCAGGCGCTGCTGGACAGCGGCATCGTCACCAACCGCAACGCGATCCCGTCGGACCCGAACGGCGCGTGGTACACGTCCGGCATCCGGATCGGCACCCCGGCGCTGACCAGCCGTGGCCTGGGCGTCGCGGAGATGGACCAGATCGCCGAGCTGATTCACACGGTGCTGGCCGGGACCACGCCGGCCGCCGACTCGAAGGCGAAGTTCACGCTGGACGCGGCGCTGGCCGACCGGGTGTCCAAGCAGGCGTCGGAACTGCTCGCGCCGTTCCCGCTGTACCCGAGCGTCGACCTGGGCTGA
- a CDS encoding ATP-binding protein, with product MAPAVLLRQWTLRSVDELRALRAGLRAEVGDGSLFERMAVVGTELATNALIHGRPPVEVRLVAEPGCLVLNVADHDLIGEPQVGPRRPPGGGGLGLRLVRIFSTDHGWYRTDRTKHVWARFDRPASR from the coding sequence ATGGCCCCGGCGGTTCTGCTCCGGCAGTGGACCCTGCGCAGCGTCGACGAGCTGCGGGCCCTGCGCGCCGGACTGCGCGCGGAGGTCGGCGACGGCAGCCTGTTCGAACGGATGGCCGTGGTCGGCACCGAGCTCGCCACCAACGCGCTGATCCACGGCCGGCCGCCGGTGGAGGTGCGGCTGGTCGCCGAGCCGGGCTGCCTGGTGCTGAACGTCGCCGATCATGACCTGATCGGCGAACCGCAGGTCGGTCCACGCCGCCCGCCCGGTGGTGGCGGGCTCGGCCTGCGCCTGGTGCGAATCTTCAGCACCGACCACGGCTGGTACCGGACCGACCGCACCAAACACGTCTGGGCCCGTTTCGACCGGCCCGCCTCGCGGTAG
- a CDS encoding glycoside hydrolase family 26 protein codes for MRTRHLLIMAVIVTLAVVEFAVFKGISLTEGRLPASAGGGIVAGAAPSATVAPPFDVTPLIKPKKKYFGVALPGDPTGPAAVARFADTVDKAPNVLTVYAAFGDGFAASEVREAYQQNAMVIVRWEPFDAKLKDIAAGRQDRYVTDFAKAIRTLNLPIGLTFAHEMNGSWYPWGNSKATPADFVAAWRHIHGIFQQVGATNVIWTWTPNVINPVPRVKLKPFYPGDAYVDWLGMDGYYTSKGAHTYSTLFGPTKKAIRAFSKKPFIIVETGVAPGPQRPAWIADLARGVLADRDTIGFIYFNQNGSAKWRIEGDRAAQSAMRKGVASSKIGFTVQ; via the coding sequence GTGAGAACCCGACACCTGTTGATCATGGCCGTCATCGTCACGCTCGCGGTCGTGGAGTTCGCCGTCTTCAAGGGCATCTCCCTGACCGAGGGGCGCCTGCCGGCCTCCGCCGGCGGCGGGATCGTGGCCGGCGCGGCGCCCTCCGCGACGGTCGCGCCGCCGTTCGACGTCACCCCGCTGATCAAGCCGAAGAAGAAGTACTTCGGCGTCGCCCTGCCCGGCGACCCCACCGGCCCGGCCGCGGTCGCCAGGTTCGCCGACACCGTGGACAAGGCGCCGAACGTCCTGACCGTCTACGCCGCCTTCGGCGACGGCTTCGCCGCCTCCGAGGTGCGCGAGGCGTACCAGCAGAACGCGATGGTGATCGTCCGCTGGGAGCCGTTCGACGCGAAGCTCAAGGACATCGCCGCCGGCAGACAGGACCGGTACGTCACCGACTTCGCCAAGGCGATCCGCACCCTGAACCTGCCGATCGGGCTGACCTTCGCGCACGAGATGAACGGCAGCTGGTACCCGTGGGGCAACTCGAAGGCCACCCCGGCCGACTTCGTGGCCGCCTGGCGGCACATCCACGGCATCTTCCAGCAGGTCGGCGCCACCAACGTGATCTGGACCTGGACGCCGAACGTGATCAACCCGGTGCCGCGGGTCAAGCTCAAACCGTTCTACCCCGGCGACGCCTACGTCGACTGGCTGGGCATGGACGGCTACTACACGTCGAAGGGCGCGCACACCTACTCGACGCTGTTCGGCCCGACCAAGAAGGCGATACGGGCGTTCTCCAAGAAGCCGTTCATCATCGTCGAGACCGGCGTGGCGCCCGGACCGCAGCGGCCGGCCTGGATCGCCGACCTCGCCCGCGGCGTGCTAGCCGACCGGGACACCATCGGCTTCATCTACTTCAACCAGAACGGCTCGGCGAAGTGGCGCATCGAGGGTGACCGGGCGGCGCAGTCCGCCATGCGCAAGGGCGTCGCCTCCTCGAAGATCGGATTCACGGTGCAATGA